The genomic interval GACGCCGTGCTGTTCCGCAAGGTCCGCGAGGCGTTCGGCGGCTGCATGAAGTTCTTCGTGGGTGGGGGAGCCCTGCTCGATGCCGAACTGCAGCGCTTCTACTACGCCATCGGCATTCCGATGTTCCAGGGATACGGGCTCTCCGAAGCCACACCCGTCATCTCGACCAACTCCCCGAAGTATCACTGGCACCGCTTCGGTTCGTCGGGCAAGATCCTGATCCCGCTCGACCTGAAGATCGTCGACGGGGAGGGCCGCGAGCTGCCCCGCGGTCAGAAGGGCGAAATCATCATCCGCGGCGAAAACGTCATGGCCGGTTACTGGAAGAATCCCGAGGCCACGGCCGAAACCATTCGCGACGGCTGGCTCCACACCGGCGACATGGGGTATGTCTCGGAGGATGAGTTCCTCTATGTGCTGGGGCGTTTCAAGAGCCTGCTGATCGCCTCGGACGGCGAGAAGTACAGCCCCGAAGGAATGGAGGAGGCAATCGTCGACAAGTCGCCGTTCATCGACCAGATCATCATCCACAACAACCAGAATCCCTTCACCGGGGCGATTGTCGTGCCGAATGCCGAGGCGTTGCGGCGCGAGCTCGACCAGCGCAAGGTCGCCGGGGAGGAGCGTCCGGCGGCTGCGGCACGGATTCTGGCGGCCGAAATCGACAAATACCGGGCTGGCGGTATCTATGCCGGGGAATTCCCCGAGCGTTGGCTCCCGGCCGGGCTGGCGATCGTCGACGAGGCCTTCACCGAGCAGAACGGACTGGTAAACAGCACGATGAAGATCGTGCGTTCGAAAGTCGAGGAGCATTTCCGCAACCGGTTGGAGGATCTTTACTCGCCGGACGGAAAGCAGGTGGAAAATTCTGAAAATCTGAAGGCTCTGAAAAAATTACTCGGATAAGGCATTTTTCAGGGGTTGAAAACTTGTCTTTTCAAAAATTCGGAGTATCTTTGTACTCCGTAACGCGGAAATAGCTCAGTCGGTAGAGCATCAGCTTCCCAAGCTGAGGGTCGCGGGTTCGAATCCCGTTTTCCGCTCCAAAGTAACAGGGAGAGCCATTTTGGTTCTCTCTGTTGCTTTGTACTTGGTTGCAGATGGATTCGTCCGCGCGACCTCAAGGCGCCCCTTCCAGGGGCCGGGGGTGTCAGCAACAATTCGCGGAATCACTCAAGCGCAGCGCGAGTGCGAATCCCGTTTTCCGCTCCAGAGGGGGCCAGAAAGAAACCCCGATAGAAAGCAAAAAGCCTTGTATATCAGTGGTATACAAGGCTTTTTCTTGTATTTCCCCACTCCTGTTGAAGCAAAAGGCAGCAAGTATTTCAGGCCTTAATCGTGACCTATTTTGCTCGGACCGAAAATAGGTCACGATTTAGCTCTATTTCGCTGATTTGCATCATTTTACTCTGCAACATTCCGGTGCTGAAGACGTTTAATTTACTCAAAAACCAAGCAGCCATGTTGCCACGAACCACCTTCAGCGTCGTCTTCTTCTGCAAGAAGACCAAAGTCACGAAAAAGGGCAAGGCCCCGATCTATGCCCGCATCACCACGACCGGCCAGTCGACCGAAGTCTACACGCAGTGCCAGATTGAGCCGGATCGCTGGAACCAGCGCCTCGAACGTTCGCTCTACAAGGACGAGGTCGACCAGCAGATCAACCGCATCATCGCCAGCTACCGGGCCTCGATCCTTGCCGCCTATGACCGGCTGATCCAGGAGAACAGGACGCCGACCTGCTTTGCCGTCAAACAACTGCTGGGCTCCGCCACTTCGAGCCGGATGCTGCTGGCGGAGTTCGGCAAATACTGCGAGAAACGGCAGCAGGAGGCCGGCACCCGTATCACACAGCTCACGGCCAACAAGTACCACCGCCTGCTGCGCTATATGACCGAATATATCCGGCAGGTGTATGGCAAGGAGGATCTTCCGCTGGAGACGGTCGACTACGCCTACGTCGATGGATTGAGCACCTACATGCAGACGGCCTACAACTGCCACAACAACGGAGCGGTCAATCTACTGTGCTGTTTGAAGAACTTCCTGCTTTATGCCGTCCGCAACGAGTGGATCGAGAAGAATCCCTTCCGCTTCTACAAGATGAAGATCGACAAAACGAATGTCAAGATACCGCTGACGAAGGCGGAGCTGGACCTGCTGCTGAAACGCCCGATGCCAAACGAACGGCTGGAACGGATTCGGGATGTTTTCTGCTTCTGTGCGCTGACGGGACTGGCTTTCACGGATGTCGACCACCTGCGGTCCGAGCACATCACGACCGACGAGAACGGTACTCTGTGGATTCATAAACCACGGGAGAAGACCGCAGTCGTAAGTCGGATTCCGCTGCTGCCGCATCCGATTCGGATTCTGCAAAAATACGGGCGGGATCCTGAGTTACGACTCAAAGGAAAACTGCTGCCCGTTCCGAGCAATCAGAAGATGAACGCCTACCTGAAGGAGATTGCGGATATTTGCCTGATCAACAAAAATCTGACAGTTCATCTGGCGCGCCATACGTTTGCCACGCTGGCGATTGAATACGGGATGCCAATTGATATAATCGCCAAGATCCTCGGCCACTCGAATACCAACATGACCCGTCATTATGCCAAAATATCCGAGGCGAATATCAGTCGGGAAATGCAAAAAATCGGGAAAATCTTAACGTACTGATGCAGGCGACCGACCGGGCGGAAAGGAACCATTCCAGTTGCTTACGGCCGGTCGTTTATGGAAGAACCGTTTACTTCTGACTCAACTCGGCTAACGTACCCCGCAACGTATCAAGAAAGTGGGTCAGACGGTTCTTGCGGTTCAGAATAGCCCAGCGGCAATTGTCCGGATTCTTGAAACTCGTATTGATGTTCATTGCATGGCGGAGTTTGAGAAATTCGCTACGACTGAATCTTTTTGCCATATTGATAAAAAGGGACTAAAAGAAGGATCCTCTATTCCCTGCATTTTCCAATAGGCCATACCAACTCCAGATGTTACTCCAGAGCCAGCGAACCCTACAAGACGCCCCGAACCAATATTAGCAACAAAATTGTAACCCCAATAATATAATACCAAGCCACTCCTTTCTAAATAAATAATCATCACTGCTGAGATGTGATTGGGATCTTTTGTCTTTTTGAATCGTATGCCATACGACGATAACAATACGACCCTCTAATAAAACGATCCAGTCTATCCAAATAAAAACTTTAGAATTCTAATACATTCCTATTATTGATTATGATTTAATAATGTTTTATGACGCAACTTTTCTTCTAAAAAAGCCCCGCCCCAATATTTAGACTAAATATAAGGCCCCATCTGCAATAAAATTTATTTACAAATCAACACGCAAATCAATATGGGATACTTTTCGAAAGTGTATTTTAAATAGAACTGATAAAAACTTTACCTTAAGCATGGTCATCCAAGCATCATTTTTAGATATGATTTTCTCAAAAAAATTTGCTCTAATGGGAACAACATATTTTCTACTGACCAATGGGTTGATGAACTCCTTGACCTCGTCGACCGTCCAGAAATAACGCCCAAAGTTGAACATGCCACCGCGATATCCGAAACAGGACTTGTCCACGATCGATACGGTCGTTATAGTACGGCGTCCCGCGACGATCAGCTGCCGCAGGCTCTGCAAACCATAGAAGACACCTTGCGCGGATCCTCCGCGGAGGGTGATGCCCGTCGTGGAGACGTCGAGTGTGTAGGCTTCGGCGCTGAAACACAGGTTGCCCGTTACGAAAAGGACGAGTGTCTGAAGCCATTTTTTCATATCCAAGTTGTTGTCGCAGCGCTTCGGCCCAGATACTATATCCTTCCTTCGTGAGATGGGTTCCATCAGTCGTGTATCGGGCTTTCAGTCCGTTGTTGTCCGTCAGTCCGCGGTTCAGATCGAGCCAGTCGATCCCCTGTTCCGCACACCGTAAGGACGGTGTTGAGATTCCAGATGCGTGCATTGAGCGCCGCATTGTTGTGAACGAGTAGTACCGACTGGACGACGGGCTGGATTCCGGCCTCCCGCAACCGGGAGATGATTCGCTGCTGGTTGGCGAGGATTACCTCCGGCGAGACGTCCTTGATGTTGCCCTGCATGAAGCAAAAAACGGGCCGGACTGCGTCATGTTGGGGAGCATCTATCCCAGCGGCTAGTCCATCGACCGCAGCTGCGTTCCGCAGACCATTCCGGATGCAACGGAGGGGCACGAGATGATAGGAGTGGTCGAATCGGTCAGGGATGCCATGCCAACAGAGGGCGGGCCGAATACGTGCGGAGTCCCCACGCCGACGAAGAATGTGGAAGCGGAGCCTGGTAGGCTCCGCTTCCACATTCTTTAAAAATATCTCCAGAATTTTTTATGCTGAAATAACTACTTCCCGACAACAGCATCCACCGTTATCCGGAGCATCAAGCCCGTCATAGATGCGGTAATGAAGAGTCACTCCTCCTTGCCGTCGAAGAAATAGGTGGCGTAGTTGAGCCCTGCGGCGTCGTAGCATTTGCGCAGCGTCGACATGCGGCGCGTGAAATCCGCGAAATCCTTGCGGTCGTAGGCCCATCCAACCTCGGCCACGGCGGCCAGTCGCGGCAGCAGCATGTGTTTCAGATGGGTGGCCGTCGCGATGTACTCCGTCCAGAGGTTGGCCTGCACGCCCAGAATATAGTCTTGCTCCGTGTCGTTGAGCTTCTCGTAAGGATCCAGCCGGTAGACCTCGCGCATGGGTAGGAAGCCGCCGATGCCAAGCGGTTCGTGAACGGGATCCTTCGTCTGAAAATAGTCGAGATAACAATGGGTATTGGGTGTCATGATGACGTGGTTGCCCGCCTTGGCGGCCGCGATGCCGCCTTCGGAACCGCGCCATGACATGACGGTGGCGGTCTTCGACACGCCGCCTTCGAGGATTTCGTCCCAGCCGATGATCTCGCGGCCGTGCTCACGGAGCCACGTTTCGATGCGGCGGACCGTGTAGCTCTGCAATTCGAACTCATCTTTCAGCCCCTCCTCCCGGATGCGCTGCTGACACAGCGGGCACGCCTTCCATCTCTCCTTCGGACACTCGTCACCGCCGATGTGGATGTATTTCGACGGGAAGAGCCCGATCACCTCGGCGAGGACGTTTTGTAGAAACTCGAACGTGGTCTCCTTGCCCGGGCAGTAGACATCGGAACTGATGCCCCAAGTCGTACGGACCTCGTAGCCTTCGCCCCGGCATCCCAGCCAGGGGTAGGAGGCAAGCGCCGCAACAGCATGCCCGGGAAGCTCGATCTCGGGGATGACCGTGATGTAACGCTCAGCGGCATAGGCCACGATATCGCGGATCTCGCTCTGCGTGTAATAGCCGCCGTAGGGAGTCCGGTCGTATTCGCTTGACGTGGTAAGGTGCCCGACGAGCGTCTCCTTGCGGACCGAGCCCACACGGGTCAGCTCCGGATAGCGTTTAATTTCGATGCGCCAGCCCTGATCTTCGGTCAGATGCCAGTGGAAGCGGTTCATCTTGTGCATGGCCAGGATGTCGATAAACTCCTTGACCTCGTCGACCGTCCAGAAATGACGTCCCGAGTCGAGCATGCCGCCGCGATATCTGAAACAGGGCTTGTCCACGATCGACACGGCCGCTACGGTGCCTCGTCCTGCGACGATCAACTGCCGCAGGCTCTGCAAGCCGTAGAAGACGCCCTGCGCGGATCCTCCGCGGAGGGTGATGCCCGTCGTGGCGACGTCGAGCGTGTAGGCTTCGGCGTCGAGCGAGGAGTCTATGCCCAGCGAGATGGCGCCCATGTCGCCGCATTTCAGTTCGCCGCCCAGCGTCGGGGCAACCCATTGGGCGAAGAGCTCCGCCGAACGCCGCAATCCGGCTTCGCGGCCGACGGTAATTCCCGTCTGCGGGGTTACGTGGAATTCACCCTCCCCGACGGTTGCCGACAGGGGCTTGGGTACAATGCCGACGCC from uncultured Alistipes sp. carries:
- a CDS encoding site-specific integrase yields the protein MLPRTTFSVVFFCKKTKVTKKGKAPIYARITTTGQSTEVYTQCQIEPDRWNQRLERSLYKDEVDQQINRIIASYRASILAAYDRLIQENRTPTCFAVKQLLGSATSSRMLLAEFGKYCEKRQQEAGTRITQLTANKYHRLLRYMTEYIRQVYGKEDLPLETVDYAYVDGLSTYMQTAYNCHNNGAVNLLCCLKNFLLYAVRNEWIEKNPFRFYKMKIDKTNVKIPLTKAELDLLLKRPMPNERLERIRDVFCFCALTGLAFTDVDHLRSEHITTDENGTLWIHKPREKTAVVSRIPLLPHPIRILQKYGRDPELRLKGKLLPVPSNQKMNAYLKEIADICLINKNLTVHLARHTFATLAIEYGMPIDIIAKILGHSNTNMTRHYAKISEANISREMQKIGKILTY
- a CDS encoding glycoside hydrolase family 20 zincin-like fold domain-containing protein, coding for MKKWLQTLVLFVTGNLCFSAEAYTLDVSTTGITLRGGSAQGVFYGLQSLRQLIVAGRRTITTVSIVDKSCFGYRGGMFNFGRYFWTVDEVKEFINPLVSRKYVVPIRANFFEKIISKNDAWMTMLKVKFLSVLFKIHFRKVSHIDLRVDL
- a CDS encoding beta-N-acetylhexosaminidase, whose amino-acid sequence is MKKLLLALVLFATGNLCIGAEAGVGIVPKPLSATVGEGEFHVTPQTGITVGREAGLRRSAELFAQWVAPTLGGELKCGDMGAISLGIDSSLDAEAYTLDVATTGITLRGGSAQGVFYGLQSLRQLIVAGRGTVAAVSIVDKPCFRYRGGMLDSGRHFWTVDEVKEFIDILAMHKMNRFHWHLTEDQGWRIEIKRYPELTRVGSVRKETLVGHLTTSSEYDRTPYGGYYTQSEIRDIVAYAAERYITVIPEIELPGHAVAALASYPWLGCRGEGYEVRTTWGISSDVYCPGKETTFEFLQNVLAEVIGLFPSKYIHIGGDECPKERWKACPLCQQRIREEGLKDEFELQSYTVRRIETWLREHGREIIGWDEILEGGVSKTATVMSWRGSEGGIAAAKAGNHVIMTPNTHCYLDYFQTKDPVHEPLGIGGFLPMREVYRLDPYEKLNDTEQDYILGVQANLWTEYIATATHLKHMLLPRLAAVAEVGWAYDRKDFADFTRRMSTLRKCYDAAGLNYATYFFDGKEE